The Sphingopyxis fribergensis DNA segment GTTCTCGCCGACGCGGCGACGATCGACGCGTTTCGCGCGTTGCTCGACCGCGCGATGGTGGCGACGCCGAATCTGCCAGAGCTGGAAGCGCTCGGCGGCGAGGAGGCGGTGCTCGCGCACGGCTGCTCGCTACTCATCAAGGGCGGCCATGCCGAGGGCGAGACGGTGATCGACCGCTTGCTCGAAACGGGTGAGGGCGAGGTCGCGCGTTGGGAGGCGCCGCGGATCGACACGAAGCACAGCCATGGCACGGGCTGCACGCTGGCGAGCGCGATCGCGACGGGGCTGGCGCAGGGTATGCCGCTCGAACCCGCGATTGCACGCGCGCGCGATTTCGTGCGGCTTTCGCTGCACGATGCACCGGGGCTGGGGCAGGGCTATGGCCCGATGGGACAGCAATATGTGCGCAACGACGGGCTGTTCACCGGCCCGGCGCTCAACCAGATAACGCTGCCCGCGACGGACTATGCGGTGTCGGTCGCCTTCTACAAGCAGATGGGGCTCAAGCAGATCGTCGATAGTCCCGGCGCCGGAGCAATTGGGGGTTATGCGCGGTTCGAGGCCGCCAATGGGGTGACGCTGTCTATTCATGTCGGCGATGGCGCGGCGGGCGGCGCGACCGCCTATCTGGAAAGCGGCGCGCTCGATGCGTGGGTCGCCTATCTCGCGCGGCGCGGGGTGCGGTTCGAGCAGATGCCGAAGGATGAGGAATGGGGCTGGCGTGAGGCGCGCTTGGCCGATCCCGCCGGCAATCGGCTGTGCCTGTATCAGGCGGCCGAATATCGGCGCTATCCGCCGTGGCGCATATGATCGTCGGCGTCGACGAGGCCGGGCGCGGGCCGCTCGCGGGGCCGGTGGTGGCTGCAGCGGTGCTGCTCTGCGAGGGCGGGATCGACGGGCTCGACGATTCCAAAAGGCTGACCGCGAAACGCCGCGCCGAACTGGAGGCGCAGATCAAGACGCGTTGCCGCTGGGGCGTCGGCGAGGCGAGTGTCGAGGAGATCGACCGCATCAACATCCTGCAGGCGACCTTCCTCGCGATGACGCGCGCGGTCGAGGCGCTGGGGATCGAGCCCGCCGAGATACTCGTCGACGGCAACCGGCTGCCGCGCTGGCGCTATACCGCGACCGCGATCATCGGCGGCGACGCGCTGCATCCCTGCATTTCGGCGGCAAGTATCATCGCGAAGGAGCATCGCGACCGCTTCATGGTGGCGATGGCCCGCGATTTTCCCGGCTTTGGCTGGGAAACCAACATGGGTTATGGTACCGCGCAGCATCTCGCGGCGCTGCGCCAGCATGGCCCGACGCCGCTCCATCGGACCAGTTTTGCCCCGGTCGCACAAATGCAGCTGGTCTGAAGCCCACGAGCCAAAAGGGGAGACGGCGATGAGCAGGGGATTCACGGCCGACGATGTGTCGGCCCAGACCGGCCGCACCGTCCTTGTCACCGGTGCCAATGCCGGGATCGGCTTCGAAGCCACCAAAATCCTGGCAGCGCGCGGCGCGCATGTCATCCTCGCGTGCCGCGATTCCGACCGGGCCGAGGCGGCGATGAACCGCATCCGCGTGGATGTGGCCAATGCCGAATTGTCGTTCCAGCCGCTCGATCTTGCCGAT contains these protein-coding regions:
- a CDS encoding ribonuclease HII, translated to MIVGVDEAGRGPLAGPVVAAAVLLCEGGIDGLDDSKRLTAKRRAELEAQIKTRCRWGVGEASVEEIDRINILQATFLAMTRAVEALGIEPAEILVDGNRLPRWRYTATAIIGGDALHPCISAASIIAKEHRDRFMVAMARDFPGFGWETNMGYGTAQHLAALRQHGPTPLHRTSFAPVAQMQLV
- the thiD gene encoding bifunctional hydroxymethylpyrimidine kinase/phosphomethylpyrimidine kinase, with translation MTTARVLIIAGSDSGGGAGIQADIKAVTMLGGHAMTAITAITAQNTLGVQGVHPVPTAMVLAQIDSVASDIGVDAIKIGMIGSAETAAAVAERLSQSDLAQAALVFDPVMVATSGSVLADAATIDAFRALLDRAMVATPNLPELEALGGEEAVLAHGCSLLIKGGHAEGETVIDRLLETGEGEVARWEAPRIDTKHSHGTGCTLASAIATGLAQGMPLEPAIARARDFVRLSLHDAPGLGQGYGPMGQQYVRNDGLFTGPALNQITLPATDYAVSVAFYKQMGLKQIVDSPGAGAIGGYARFEAANGVTLSIHVGDGAAGGATAYLESGALDAWVAYLARRGVRFEQMPKDEEWGWREARLADPAGNRLCLYQAAEYRRYPPWRI